DNA from Mugil cephalus isolate CIBA_MC_2020 chromosome 5, CIBA_Mcephalus_1.1, whole genome shotgun sequence:
TCTTCTTCCCGAGTTCTTTTGGGAAAACCGAATGTGTGGGTACAGACGCTAAAGACGCAGACCTGCAGGTGAGTCGCCAAGTGGAGTTCTGCTCTGTGGCCACCTCCCCCATGACCCCGAAGACGCCATCGTCCACTGCCTTCCCAGAGCTGATCGGGAGAGAGGTGGttcagaaggaggagaaaacgaAGGCGGGTGAAGAGCCGAGGGAAGGTTTGCCAACCATGAAAGGTCCAGCAGAAGCGGAGTCAGAAATATCTGGAGTTTTGAAGTTTAACACATCAAAGGAGCTGACTGAAGGCTCAAACCTATCTCCAAGGAGCTCGGGGAGCCAGGCAACTGACCTGGCTCCTGGGTTAATGAATCAGCAGGTAAATCTGGAGGATGGTAAGCAGCAGTGTAAGCAACAGAGGATGGGAAGTATGGATCAAGACATTACGATCTTGGTCACCCACTATGGCAACaatgaggaggaagacgaggacaAGGTGGAGACGTCTTTTTACTCCATTGAGCCAGAGATGGTCAAAATAGACGAGTTCGAGGAGGAAAACGGCAGCGATGTGAAGAGAGAAAATATCTCCACGGAAACCATTACTCCTGAACCTGTACAGGACTCTTCAAACACAAACCAGCcacaaaacaaacctgaagagCCCCCGGCTTCTGGTaataaacagctaaaaacatGCGCTGAATCAGAAAGTtcaggagaaaacaaagaggcatGTGAAGCTTCTGTGACAAAGCCTCCCGTTCCTGAATCGCCAGCTCCCTTCGGCTGCCACAACATCCGCACTCAGGTCAGCCTGGAGGTGGTGCAGTGTCAATCTGTCGCCACCAGCCCCATGACCCCTCCTGAGGGGGACCATGCCTTCTACTTCCCCAGCTCTTTCGGAAAATGCGGAGCCGTGGGCGTGGAGACTAAAGACGCTGAGCTGCAGGTCGGTCAGCAGGTGGAGTTTCGCTCTGTCGCTACAGCACCCATGACCCCGAGAACGCCCATCATTACCACTTTTCCTGAGATCAGGAAGGAGGCTAGCATAGAGGAGAAGATAGTGGAGGAGGTAGAGGGTAAAAAGGAGGACAAGGAAGAAGTactcaaagaggagaaggacgtAACCGAAGAGAAAAAGGTGGGAGCAGctgaagaggacaaagaggaggcaATAAATTACAATAAGTGCGAAGTGAAAGGTGAGGAGATAGGTgaagagaaaggggaggagaaagaggaggagaaatctGAGGAACCGGTGCAGGAGGTGAGCTGGGATGAAAAAGGGATGACGTGGGAGGTGTACGGAGCTGTGGTGGAAGTTGCCGTGCTGGGCTCTGCCATCCAGAAACACCTTGAGAAACAGGTGAAGAAGCAAAAGGGGCAATCCTccttgcctcctcctcctcccctcaacccctcaGCCACGCCCCTCCTTTCAGAGTTAGGCCAAGGGGATTCTGGGTCTggatcaggttcaggttcaggttcaggatcaggttcaggttcaggttcaggtaaGGGCCGGCTGGGGAAGAGAGGGGAGCAGGACGACAAAGTGAGCCGACGCAGAAGGAACCCCTTCCGCCAGATGATGGAGAACATGCAGCAGCCACACTGTTGCTCCAGAGCTCACACGAGTGAGTGACAGGAAAGTGACAAAGCAACGGGTGACGGCAAAATCGTCAGCGCTGGAAATACCACACTTGATATATGTGGCTGCGATGCAGTGCGTTCACTGATGCACTTCAACGTGACACTGGGTTGACAGTGTGAGAAAGAAATCCTCACGCAAGACAAACAGGCAGAGAAACATTTAATATGGAGCATTAATCACAGAGAAACAGCCATACGgtactatttttttcttccctcccccttctcggatctttctttttcataaatTTCCTTGACGTTTTCTAGACTGACAAATTAATGGAGTGTGTCTTTGGGGAAAATGAAAGCGATGCATCTCTGTCATTGTGAACTCCTCTCCTTTAATGTCCATTCAGTTAATCCACTGAGTCATTTcagttgtgctttttttttttttttttttaagtccacCTCAGACAATATGAAGCCATGGCAACCAGCTATTCTTCCTCGTGGCTGGTAACAAGCTTCTGCAGCTGAAATAGAGATTTGGGGTCTGAGGCCTGACCCTGTGCTCTGTCAGTTGAGGTAAAATCACTTTGACACTTCGACTTAGGATGTATGAACTTTAACCTTTATATAGATGTTGCCTCGGTCTGTTCATAAGAGGAGACTCAAACCTGAATGCAGGCTTTTGTATGTCTTATATTCTGCTTTTAGATTTGGCACAGTGTTTTGACTTGTGTTGTGAAAATTCTAAAACTGTACCAACGACGTGCATAATCacgttttgatttatttttcttcttctttttcttcttcttcttttttttttagttcttacTTATTGTACTTTACTGCCATGATTAAGTGATTCAGTTGTaaactttgtgttttaattcataGGTTGTTGCAGTGTCAGTGATGTTGGTGTTCGCACATTAACTTTGGTCCGATCCACATCTGAAGAAATTGACTTTATTTACAGATTGCACTTGCGTAACATTCATTTAATTGTCAgtaaacagtgaaataatcatTCTGCTGCTTGTAGGAAGTTACTCTGCATGAGGTTTTCACGTCGCGCCCAGAGCAAACGCGGATAAATTAAACACGCATTCAATTTTGGCTGACTCACAAtcataaatacatatttcattCATACACTGACATAATGCAGTactcttgttctttttctgtagCGTCTGCTGCGACAGAAATTTGCGTTGTGTGTTTAAGTTATACTAAAGTTTAAttcaaggaaaaccaaacagtttttaaacagttgcttaatatgttaaataaattaaataaagtgatttaaatgTACAACACAgaactgttttgtttgcttttctgttgatatgatgttttgattattttgagTTATTTAAAGCAAGATGAGATTGATTCAACTTTTGTTTTCAAAGTCACAGCCAGCAGGAAATGAACTTCTTTTACTTTGGATACTGGACACAAGCACTTGCCTTTCGACTAatggacaaacaaaacagactaAATTCCATGAGACGATATCATAATTGTCATAAAATCATTTTCATAAAAAAGTTTTGATTTGGTTAGTGTGATTAGAGAAAGGCTGCATGTGTATTTTCATCACagatctgtatttttaaatgaagggtTGTTAAATCCCACGTCAGGTGTGTTTATGCTGTTCTTCTTCGGGTAATTCTGGTCCAGTGCTTCATCCAGAGGGTCAATGTACTTCGGAGTTCTGCTGGTTCCACCCTGGTGTGGAGCAGTTTTAAAATTAGACCACGTTCTAATATTCATAAGAACAAGAcaaaaaggattttaaaatgtgaactcACCGGGATACGTTTTGTGTTCATTCCAGGAGCAACTACGTCATAGTTGTAGTCCAGGGAGTTGagacttaaaaaacaaaaaaaaataagagtcaTCTCCATATCCACAAACATGATCCTTTGATTTCAGACtagggtttttatttaaacaatcaCATGACACTGATGGAAACACAACGTCAGCACTCTTTCAACCGCATGCTGTAGTtagcacacacactgtgacaaaATATTAACCTGGAAATCGTCCCAGTTTATTAACCACAGAGCGGCTAGCAACGTTATGTGCGACGACAAAAATGTGCTAACATCAAGGTAGTCATGGAGAGGCTTCTTTTACCTCATTTTGTCCACATCTGAATCCTCGTAGATCACGGCTGTGTCAATGTTGAGGTTGAGTACGGGATTGGCACTGTTACAGAGTAAGACACACAGttaaaattgacattttttttgtgatttgatCATTCATTTATCTCTCTTTGCTGTTGTCTCCTCACCCCTCCATGGTGTACTTGTTGGTTCCAGGCACCACAGCGCCAACATTTTGGCTCTCAGTATTCATCATGGTTGCAGACTTCATGGCTTGTGCTGCTTTCAGCTTCCTCTTGAACCTGTAGTGTGAAATGAGCCGATTAGTCAACGGACTCTGTACCTACTTAGTAGATGTTTCAGATGTACTTTGAAAGTGTGTTTTACAGTTAACCATGAAGTCCCTTACGTTCTGCGAGTGCACATCAGTGAAGTAGTGAGGATAATCAGCACGATGATGAGACCTCCCAAtgcccccagcaggatgtactTCAAGACGTCATCCTCCGGCTCATCCACCGGAGAATTCCCCTGAAAAAGGGGTAACAAGTATATCCGTAAGTTCTCCTTGTTGATTTTAGTTCAAACGCATCTCGCGGGAAACTTAGCATCCTCTGTGTTAGTCAGCAGATCTTAGAATTAGTGCAAAAGACCCGTTTCCCATACCTGCCCCAGTGCGgtcaataaacaataaactctATGGGGACCAAACAACCCAAAAAGCCTCAGATTCAGCTTTTCACGGAAAGGACAATATCCTGGCCTTTAGCTAGCTTGAGGCTTTGAACTATTGGAGGAGCTCACTCGTACActcaaaaatacttttaaagtACGACTTCATCGATTTACTTAACGCTGCAGTTAAATTTTCTAGTCACAGACATCGAGTTAACTTCATGCATAGTGCAACACTGACACTGGTGCTAAGAGTATATAATTATTCACTTTTAGGAAATTTtacgataaataaataaaaatctaaaatgtaaatcCTCCTTACGATGTACTTGAGGCCGAGGTTAATCAGCTCAGGGTAATGGTCCGGATGAGAAAGCATCCTCTCCACTTCACTATAGGTGAGAGCTGTCCCGTTGGGGTAGACAAAATATACCTCTAAGATGGTGATCTGTGAAtctctgaggggaaaaaaaaaaacactctttcaAAATCAGCAATTTCAGACCTTTCATCTTGTGTTTAATTATCAATTTACAGCAACACAGTTCACTAAACAATACAATTTTAGTTAC
Protein-coding regions in this window:
- the LOC125008305 gene encoding G protein-regulated inducer of neurite outgrowth 3, producing the protein MGSLKDEMRGLREDHQPSEKTDSGPAPEGSQMCTSQESTTQGDYEPKIHVDASCVGERDKKIISKDLSGVDFGNTDQLDSKQAKDCTQTDAMVPQPEVDKRATTHNEATITVELQSDGDGDAKIQRGKLKDKDADRESGKGADIENVLVPVPQTPDLSDPRSPAPFGQHHMRTQVSLEVVQCHSAATSPMTPPEGGHSFFFPSSFGKTECVGTDAKDADLQVSRQVEFCSVATSPMTPKTPSSTAFPELIGREVVQKEEKTKAGEEPREGLPTMKGPAEAESEISGVLKFNTSKELTEGSNLSPRSSGSQATDLAPGLMNQQVNLEDGKQQCKQQRMGSMDQDITILVTHYGNNEEEDEDKVETSFYSIEPEMVKIDEFEEENGSDVKRENISTETITPEPVQDSSNTNQPQNKPEEPPASGNKQLKTCAESESSGENKEACEASVTKPPVPESPAPFGCHNIRTQVSLEVVQCQSVATSPMTPPEGDHAFYFPSSFGKCGAVGVETKDAELQVGQQVEFRSVATAPMTPRTPIITTFPEIRKEASIEEKIVEEVEGKKEDKEEVLKEEKDVTEEKKVGAAEEDKEEAINYNKCEVKGEEIGEEKGEEKEEEKSEEPVQEVSWDEKGMTWEVYGAVVEVAVLGSAIQKHLEKQVKKQKGQSSLPPPPPLNPSATPLLSELGQGDSGSGSGSGSGSGSGSGSGSGKGRLGKRGEQDDKVSRRRRNPFRQMMENMQQPHCCSRAHTSE